The following coding sequences are from one Luteolibacter arcticus window:
- a CDS encoding BrnT family toxin, whose amino-acid sequence MELDLIDVHFDLKSIKPRELEEALEDPFGLRLLPDQESGESRFYALGRTVADRLLFVCFWTDGKRTRVIAARPMSDGEQRFYERKYAEFK is encoded by the coding sequence ATGGAACTCGACCTCATCGACGTCCACTTCGACCTGAAGTCCATCAAGCCCCGCGAACTCGAGGAGGCCCTTGAGGACCCGTTCGGTTTGCGCCTGCTTCCCGACCAGGAGTCGGGCGAAAGCCGCTTTTACGCCCTCGGCCGCACCGTCGCGGACCGCCTCCTCTTCGTGTGCTTCTGGACCGACGGCAAACGCACCCGCGTCATCGCCGCACGGCCGATGAGCGACGGGGAACAACGATTCTACGAGCGCAAATACGCCGAGTTCAAATAA
- a CDS encoding DUF4340 domain-containing protein — protein sequence MRSISFTLLLIVVTVAAALTASLRFSEGSLDRLLGPKTTVTGDRLYDFDPQKIHRILLSGNGVKAECIFEKGIWRVAKPWADRMDPSAADGILNFTLGTRVEDIIPEGKIDTVKAGLIEGTIGVRIEDKDGNSLATYLLGRKTEWLHRDPKTKEEIPTVFLQPQDGEHGGYIYATTGDIHFLFRDGLRHLRDHHPLFFNPVALQSVRIQSAESEVVLSRTGAKAPWLITKPLELLTDETAVNKLLADLYLLRAVKIAERSEVTLPADDVNGRQRIAIKHFGQPEEVVMEIMPPATPEADTVFATVSDRPGTVFELRLKPLAPTLATDGTPATKIPVEDLVSIAGLPDTVNELRDPRLTDLKVVDIQGILISPATSEEIALACPKGGRWQVQNPAGRMEPLNEMSLYRLLKAVTETKVIGFPSDAAVDLTPYGLDRPALKLRIVTNAEKVVDLHFGQGRDGTWHAMHAGVPRVMKLDDAFINEISTKIWQWRQPDVLNIASFDLAFIERQMEGSPDLKLGYRWNDESWTAHEGDTDRSAELITERANRLLDPLLKLRGDSWLAADDANARAALAKPAMRFTLGIKLRDADNEEAGIQRREILLAPASDSRQNRFFFGRISSEPQPFIISSDTVARLAVDLFGDD from the coding sequence ATGCGTTCGATTTCCTTCACGCTGTTGCTGATCGTGGTGACCGTCGCGGCCGCCCTGACCGCCTCGCTGCGTTTTTCCGAAGGAAGCCTCGATCGCCTGCTCGGGCCGAAGACCACCGTCACCGGCGACCGCCTCTACGACTTCGACCCGCAGAAGATCCACCGTATCCTGCTCTCCGGCAACGGGGTGAAGGCCGAGTGCATCTTCGAGAAAGGCATCTGGCGCGTGGCCAAGCCGTGGGCCGATCGCATGGACCCGTCCGCCGCGGATGGCATCCTCAATTTCACCCTCGGCACCCGCGTCGAGGACATCATCCCGGAAGGCAAGATCGACACCGTCAAGGCCGGCCTCATCGAGGGCACCATCGGCGTGCGCATCGAGGACAAGGACGGCAACTCGCTCGCCACCTACCTGCTCGGCCGCAAGACCGAGTGGCTGCACCGCGACCCGAAGACCAAGGAAGAGATCCCCACCGTCTTTCTCCAGCCGCAGGACGGCGAGCACGGCGGCTACATCTACGCCACCACCGGCGACATCCACTTCCTCTTCCGCGACGGTCTCCGTCACCTGCGCGACCATCACCCGCTCTTCTTCAATCCCGTCGCCCTGCAATCCGTCCGCATTCAGAGCGCGGAGTCGGAGGTCGTGCTCTCCCGCACCGGCGCCAAGGCCCCATGGCTCATCACCAAGCCGCTCGAGCTGCTGACCGACGAGACCGCGGTGAACAAGCTCCTCGCCGACCTCTACCTGCTGCGCGCCGTGAAGATCGCCGAGCGCTCCGAGGTCACCTTGCCCGCCGACGACGTGAACGGCCGCCAGCGCATCGCTATCAAGCATTTCGGCCAGCCCGAGGAGGTCGTGATGGAAATCATGCCGCCGGCGACACCCGAGGCCGACACCGTCTTCGCCACCGTCAGTGACCGGCCCGGTACCGTCTTCGAGCTGCGGCTCAAGCCGCTCGCCCCCACCCTCGCCACCGATGGCACCCCGGCGACCAAGATCCCCGTCGAAGACCTCGTCTCCATCGCCGGCCTGCCGGACACGGTCAACGAGTTGCGCGACCCACGCCTGACCGATCTCAAGGTCGTGGACATCCAGGGGATTCTCATTTCCCCCGCCACCTCCGAGGAAATCGCGCTCGCCTGCCCGAAGGGCGGCCGCTGGCAGGTCCAGAATCCCGCCGGCCGCATGGAGCCGCTCAATGAGATGTCGCTCTATCGGCTGCTGAAGGCCGTGACCGAAACCAAGGTCATCGGCTTCCCCAGCGACGCCGCGGTCGATCTTACCCCCTACGGTCTCGACCGCCCCGCCCTCAAGCTGCGCATCGTGACCAACGCCGAAAAGGTCGTCGACCTGCACTTCGGCCAGGGCCGCGATGGCACATGGCACGCGATGCATGCCGGTGTGCCCCGGGTGATGAAGCTGGACGACGCCTTCATCAACGAGATCTCCACCAAGATCTGGCAATGGCGGCAGCCGGATGTCCTGAACATCGCCTCCTTCGACCTCGCTTTCATCGAGCGGCAGATGGAAGGTAGCCCCGACCTCAAGCTCGGCTACCGCTGGAATGACGAGTCATGGACCGCCCACGAGGGCGACACCGACCGCTCCGCCGAGCTGATCACCGAGCGCGCCAACCGGCTGCTCGACCCGCTGCTCAAGCTCCGTGGCGATAGCTGGCTCGCAGCCGACGACGCCAACGCCCGCGCCGCCCTGGCCAAGCCGGCCATGCGCTTCACCCTCGGCATCAAGCTCCGCGATGCGGACAACGAGGAGGCCGGCATCCAGCGCCGCGAGATCCTGCTCGCTCCCGCCAGCGATAGCCGGCAGAACCGCTTCTTCTTCGGCCGCATCAGCAGCGAGCCACAGCCCTTCATCATCAGCTCCGACACCGTCGCCCGCCTCGCCGTCGATCTTTTCGGCGACGATTGA